A window of the Cystobacter fuscus genome harbors these coding sequences:
- a CDS encoding non-ribosomal peptide synthetase, whose product MTQSRQSPASTFVHQLRAHAQQRPDRRAFLYLERGEVESAELSFAQLDQRARAVAASLQGQVAPGERVLLLCPQGLDFISAFFGCLYAGVIAVPAYPPRANHHLLRIRAIAQDSEPRAVLATRKVLGTSSATLREIPELAAVAMIPVDQVDLTVAGDWRLPQVGPDSLALLQYTSGSTGVPRGVMVSHGNLLHNEELIREGYAHTDEAVIVSWLPLFHDMGLIGSALQAAYLGVPCILMSPVDFIQKPVRWLQAVSRYRATSSGGPNFAYDHCVRRVSPEQCQGLDLSAWKAAFSGSEPVRSLTLQRFAEVFSAYGFGKESFYPCYGLAEATLFVTGTTVGQAPVLREVDAEGLGAHQVRPAAGAAERAALVGCGHPRGDLRVEIVDPATRLRCPADQVGEVWVSGPSVARGYWKRPEATEETFGATLADDTNTRFLRTGDLGFIDQGSLFVTGRLKDLIILRGRNHYPQDIERTVEQSHASLRAGCGAAFSVDVDGEERLVVVQEVEQPNRVDVEGVSRAIRRAVSQHHEIAPHAVVLIRPATLMKTSSGKVQRRACKATYLKGELKTVGVSVLAQEDALSTEVAPLSRAALLEQPTGARRAFLLERLRHQVARVLRVTPGDLGKDQPLTALGVDSLSIVELKNELEAALTLSLPHSFFLREDVSLEMLAERVLASLDEAPSVELAPEREDSREVFPCTYGQQALLFEQQWAPQSTAYNVSVAARVHSQLDVPAFQRAIEHLLRRHPVLRTTYELAGSEWVQRIHTGQALPLRHQDVSTWTPEARVAWLEEQAHTPFDLARGPVFRVELLSARRDEHLLLLVAHHVAVDMWSLVVMLDELSQLYPAECARGETPLKPLPAGYEDFVRWQAARLAGPEGARDQAYWKERLSGQLPVLALPTDRVRPRVWSARGSKYSFSLPADLTERLQTLSRAQGATLYTTLLAAYQALLHRYTGQEELVIGSPASGRSRAEFEDVVGYFVNPVAIRTRCEASTGWQTLLARTRQAVLEALDHQDHPHPLLVQQLGLARDSSRAPLFQTMFAVLKPPREHGAALGTFLLGEGGGRVDLGGLELESIHLGQRAAQFDLCLTLVEQGNRLLGSFEFCTDLFERETIVAMAGHFQRLLESLTGNPAAPLSRLELLTGEQKAALVRQGWQPVHPPRELGVHALLEHQARQRPHAVALVSGTRRLTYAEFDARANQLAHTLRARGLRRGDVVAILLEREFDALVAMMGVMKAGGAFLPLDAAAPPERLAAMLEAASITTLLTRRRWMDVLPSTHVTFLDLDAEAENITRAPVESPGALVSPEDPAYVIYTSGTTGRPKGVMVAHGSVLNAAYVWRDYYQLEQQEAVSLQLSSFAFDIFIGDLMKVLISGGRLVICPEEARADLPAIAALIDRERISFLDAAPSLVLALLEEGLRQQWPLASLKVVILGGEAIDLERFRALHERLGARLRLVAAFGITETTVDSSCYELSGPGVPTGSSGYVPLGRPLPGTRFYILDEHLSPQPPGVMGELYIAGPGVALGYLEQPVLTSERFLPDPFFPGERMYRTGDLARWLGEGVAEFRGRGDHQVKIRGFRVETGDIEANLLQHPAVAQAVVVAWEDAQRTWRLAAYVASRENVPLDIEALRAHLRGRLPEYMVPSALLQLPALPLTPNGKVDRKALPRPDPAQAGGRPAYAAPTGPLEQQLVSIWSELLRVERVGIHDSFFELGGHSLLATQLVSRLREALQVELPLRTLFETPTVAELAHAVARLQEQSGQGGPEPVLKRATEDAAALLDRLDELSEEELDQLLAREGLK is encoded by the coding sequence ATGACACAGTCTCGCCAGTCCCCTGCCTCCACGTTCGTGCACCAGCTTCGGGCCCACGCGCAACAGCGTCCGGACCGCAGGGCCTTCCTCTATCTGGAGCGCGGGGAGGTGGAGTCCGCCGAGCTGTCCTTCGCCCAGTTGGATCAGCGTGCTCGGGCCGTGGCGGCCAGCCTGCAGGGACAGGTCGCGCCGGGGGAGCGGGTGCTGCTGCTGTGCCCCCAGGGACTGGACTTCATCAGCGCCTTCTTCGGCTGCCTGTACGCCGGGGTGATTGCCGTCCCGGCCTACCCGCCGCGCGCCAACCACCACCTGCTGCGCATCCGCGCGATCGCGCAGGACTCCGAGCCCCGTGCCGTGCTGGCCACCCGGAAGGTCCTTGGGACCAGCAGCGCCACCCTGCGGGAAATTCCCGAGCTCGCGGCGGTCGCGATGATTCCCGTGGACCAGGTGGACCTGACGGTCGCCGGGGACTGGCGTCTGCCCCAGGTGGGCCCCGACTCCCTGGCCCTGCTCCAGTACACCTCCGGCTCCACCGGCGTGCCGCGGGGCGTCATGGTCAGTCATGGCAACCTCCTGCACAACGAGGAGCTGATCCGCGAGGGGTACGCGCACACCGACGAGGCGGTCATCGTCAGCTGGCTCCCGCTGTTCCACGACATGGGGCTCATCGGCAGCGCGCTCCAGGCCGCCTATCTGGGAGTGCCCTGCATCCTGATGTCGCCCGTGGACTTCATCCAGAAGCCGGTGCGCTGGCTGCAGGCGGTGTCCCGCTACCGGGCGACCTCGAGCGGTGGACCGAACTTCGCCTATGACCACTGCGTGCGCCGTGTCAGCCCCGAGCAGTGCCAGGGGCTGGATCTGAGCGCCTGGAAGGCGGCGTTCAGTGGCTCCGAGCCCGTCCGCTCGCTCACGCTGCAGCGCTTCGCGGAGGTGTTCAGCGCCTACGGGTTTGGCAAGGAGTCCTTCTACCCCTGCTATGGGCTGGCCGAGGCGACGCTGTTCGTCACTGGCACCACCGTCGGCCAGGCGCCCGTCCTCCGCGAGGTGGATGCCGAGGGGCTCGGGGCGCACCAGGTGCGTCCGGCGGCCGGTGCGGCCGAGCGCGCCGCCCTCGTTGGGTGTGGCCATCCGCGCGGCGACCTGCGGGTGGAGATCGTCGATCCGGCCACCCGGCTGCGCTGCCCGGCCGATCAGGTCGGTGAGGTGTGGGTCTCCGGGCCGAGCGTCGCGCGGGGCTACTGGAAGCGCCCGGAGGCGACGGAAGAAACCTTTGGCGCGACGCTCGCGGACGACACGAACACCCGGTTCCTGCGGACGGGCGATCTGGGCTTCATCGACCAGGGCTCGCTCTTCGTCACCGGGCGGCTCAAGGACCTCATCATCCTCCGGGGCCGCAACCACTATCCGCAGGACATCGAGCGGACGGTGGAACAGAGCCATGCCTCGCTCCGCGCCGGCTGCGGCGCCGCCTTCTCCGTCGATGTGGACGGCGAGGAGCGGCTGGTGGTGGTGCAGGAGGTGGAGCAGCCGAACCGGGTGGACGTCGAGGGCGTGTCGCGGGCCATCCGCCGGGCGGTCTCCCAGCACCATGAGATCGCTCCCCATGCGGTGGTGTTGATCCGGCCGGCCACGCTGATGAAGACCTCGAGCGGAAAGGTCCAGCGCCGGGCCTGCAAGGCCACGTACCTGAAGGGCGAGCTGAAGACCGTCGGCGTCAGCGTGCTCGCACAGGAGGACGCGCTCTCCACCGAAGTGGCCCCGCTCTCCCGGGCGGCCCTGCTGGAGCAGCCCACCGGAGCGCGCAGGGCCTTTCTCCTGGAGCGCCTGCGGCACCAGGTGGCCCGGGTCCTCCGCGTCACGCCTGGAGACCTCGGCAAGGACCAGCCGCTCACCGCGCTGGGCGTGGACTCGCTCTCCATCGTGGAACTCAAGAACGAGCTCGAGGCGGCGCTGACGCTCTCGCTGCCTCACTCCTTCTTCCTGCGCGAGGACGTCTCCCTGGAGATGCTCGCCGAGCGCGTGCTCGCGTCCTTGGACGAAGCGCCCTCCGTCGAGCTCGCGCCCGAGCGAGAGGACTCCCGCGAGGTGTTCCCCTGCACCTACGGGCAGCAGGCCCTGCTGTTCGAGCAGCAGTGGGCCCCCCAGAGCACGGCCTACAACGTCTCCGTGGCGGCGCGGGTCCACTCGCAGCTGGATGTGCCGGCCTTCCAGCGCGCCATCGAGCACCTGCTGCGGCGGCACCCGGTGCTGCGGACGACCTACGAGCTCGCCGGGAGCGAGTGGGTGCAGCGCATCCACACCGGCCAGGCCCTGCCATTGCGGCACCAGGACGTGTCCACGTGGACCCCGGAGGCGCGGGTGGCCTGGCTGGAGGAGCAGGCGCACACCCCCTTCGACCTGGCTCGCGGCCCGGTGTTCCGGGTCGAGCTGTTGTCGGCCCGCAGGGACGAGCACCTGCTCCTGCTGGTGGCCCACCACGTGGCGGTGGACATGTGGTCCCTCGTCGTGATGCTGGATGAGCTGAGCCAGCTCTATCCCGCCGAGTGTGCACGCGGCGAGACTCCGCTCAAGCCGCTTCCCGCCGGATACGAGGACTTCGTCCGGTGGCAGGCCGCGCGGCTGGCGGGACCGGAAGGTGCGCGGGACCAGGCCTATTGGAAGGAGCGGCTGTCCGGCCAGCTCCCGGTGCTGGCCCTCCCCACGGACCGGGTCCGCCCGCGTGTCTGGTCGGCCAGGGGCAGCAAGTACAGCTTCTCGCTCCCGGCGGACCTGACGGAGCGGCTCCAGACGCTCTCCCGCGCGCAGGGGGCGACCCTCTACACCACGCTCCTGGCGGCCTACCAGGCGTTGCTCCACCGCTACACCGGCCAGGAGGAGCTGGTGATCGGCTCGCCCGCCTCGGGCCGCAGCCGCGCGGAGTTCGAGGACGTGGTCGGGTACTTCGTCAACCCGGTGGCCATCCGCACCCGCTGCGAGGCAAGCACGGGCTGGCAGACGCTGCTGGCGCGCACGCGGCAGGCGGTGCTCGAGGCCCTGGACCATCAGGACCATCCCCACCCGCTCCTCGTCCAGCAGCTGGGGCTGGCGCGGGACTCCAGCCGCGCGCCGTTGTTCCAGACCATGTTCGCGGTGCTCAAGCCTCCGCGCGAGCACGGCGCGGCGCTGGGCACCTTCCTCCTGGGCGAAGGGGGAGGGCGGGTGGACCTCGGTGGCTTGGAACTCGAGTCCATCCACCTGGGCCAGCGCGCCGCGCAGTTCGACCTGTGTCTCACCCTGGTCGAGCAGGGAAACCGGCTGCTGGGCTCGTTCGAGTTCTGCACGGACCTGTTCGAGCGCGAGACGATTGTCGCCATGGCCGGGCACTTCCAGCGGCTGCTGGAGTCGCTGACCGGGAACCCGGCCGCGCCCCTCTCGCGGCTGGAGCTGCTCACCGGCGAGCAGAAGGCGGCCCTGGTGCGCCAGGGCTGGCAGCCGGTGCACCCCCCGCGCGAGCTGGGCGTGCACGCGCTGCTGGAGCACCAGGCGCGCCAGCGGCCGCACGCCGTCGCCCTGGTCAGCGGCACGCGGCGGCTCACCTATGCCGAGTTCGATGCGCGCGCCAACCAGCTCGCCCACACCCTGCGGGCTCGCGGCCTGCGCCGCGGCGACGTGGTGGCGATCCTCCTGGAGCGCGAATTCGATGCCCTGGTGGCCATGATGGGCGTGATGAAGGCAGGTGGCGCCTTCCTCCCGCTGGATGCGGCGGCACCGCCCGAGCGCCTGGCCGCCATGCTCGAGGCCGCGAGCATCACGACGCTCCTGACCCGGCGGCGCTGGATGGACGTGCTCCCGTCCACGCACGTCACCTTCCTCGACCTCGACGCGGAGGCCGAGAACATCACGCGGGCGCCCGTGGAGTCCCCTGGCGCTCTGGTCTCCCCGGAGGACCCCGCCTACGTCATCTACACCTCGGGAACGACCGGCAGGCCCAAGGGGGTGATGGTGGCCCATGGCTCCGTCCTCAACGCGGCGTACGTCTGGCGGGACTACTACCAGCTCGAGCAGCAGGAGGCCGTGAGCCTCCAGCTGAGCAGCTTCGCCTTCGACATCTTCATCGGCGATCTGATGAAGGTGCTCATCAGCGGCGGCCGGCTGGTGATCTGCCCGGAAGAGGCGCGAGCCGACCTGCCGGCGATCGCCGCGCTGATCGATCGCGAGCGCATCTCCTTCCTCGACGCGGCGCCCTCGCTGGTGCTCGCCCTCCTGGAGGAGGGTCTCCGGCAGCAGTGGCCACTGGCGTCGTTGAAGGTGGTGATCCTGGGCGGAGAAGCCATCGACCTGGAGCGCTTCCGGGCACTCCACGAGCGCCTCGGCGCGAGGCTGCGGCTCGTCGCGGCCTTCGGCATCACCGAGACCACGGTGGACTCGAGCTGCTACGAGCTCTCGGGTCCTGGCGTGCCCACGGGGAGCTCGGGGTACGTCCCGCTGGGGCGGCCGCTGCCGGGCACCCGCTTCTACATCCTGGACGAGCACCTCTCGCCTCAGCCCCCGGGCGTCATGGGTGAGCTCTACATCGCCGGGCCGGGGGTCGCGCTCGGCTACCTCGAGCAGCCGGTGCTCACCTCGGAGCGATTCCTGCCGGACCCCTTCTTCCCTGGCGAGCGGATGTACCGCACCGGGGATCTGGCCCGTTGGCTGGGCGAGGGCGTCGCGGAGTTCCGCGGCCGCGGGGACCACCAGGTGAAGATCCGCGGCTTCCGGGTCGAGACCGGGGACATCGAGGCGAACCTGCTGCAGCACCCGGCGGTCGCGCAGGCGGTGGTGGTGGCCTGGGAGGATGCCCAGCGGACCTGGCGTCTGGCGGCCTACGTGGCGTCACGGGAGAACGTGCCGCTGGACATCGAGGCGCTGCGCGCCCATCTGCGCGGGCGGCTGCCCGAGTACATGGTGCCGTCGGCCCTCCTGCAACTGCCGGCGCTCCCGCTGACGCCCAACGGCAAGGTGGACAGGAAGGCGCTTCCGCGGCCCGATCCGGCGCAGGCGGGTGGCAGGCCCGCGTACGCCGCGCCCACCGGCCCCCTCGAGCAGCAGCTGGTGTCCATCTGGTCGGAGCTTCTGCGCGTGGAGCGCGTGGGCATCCATGATAGTTTCTTCGAGCTGGGCGGCCACTCGTTGCTGGCCACGCAGCTCGTCTCCCGGCTCCGGGAGGCACTGCAGGTGGAGTTGCCGCTGCGCACCCTGTTCGAGACCCCCACGGTCGCTGAACTGGCTCACGCCGTGGCGCGGCTGCAGGAGCAGAGTGGGCAGGGGGGCCCCGAGCCGGTGTTGAAGCGCGCAACGGAAGACGCCGCTGCGTTGCTGGACCGGCTGGATGAGCTCTCCGAGGAGGAGCTGGACCAGCTGCTGGCCCGTGAAGGACTGAAGTAA
- the ltaE gene encoding low-specificity L-threonine aldolase, translating into MIELRSDTFTLPTAEMMDAIARAPLGDDVYGEDPTVRELERRSAAILGKEAALLVPSGTMANLVSLLAHCPRGSKVLVGDETDIYIYEAAGASVCGGLMYEPIPTQPDGRLELKDLAAAFPSDPSDPQFALPALLCLENPHNRCGGKVLPVSYLAEVRHFARERGIPVHMDGARLFNAAVALKKPAAELAQYADSIQFCLSKGLSAPVGSMVVGSQEFIRKAYRLRKMLGGGMRQAGIIAAAGLVSLERMVDRLEEDHRNAQRLAEGLRKLPGLEVVDRHIETNIVFFRVVDPRFTMERFMEALGRRGVRVAELGHGRIRAVTHSGVSTQQVDEALSIVRSVLEHGE; encoded by the coding sequence ATGATCGAGCTGCGGAGTGACACCTTCACCCTGCCCACTGCCGAGATGATGGATGCCATTGCGCGCGCGCCACTCGGGGACGATGTCTATGGGGAGGATCCCACGGTCCGTGAGCTCGAGCGGCGTTCAGCGGCGATCCTCGGCAAGGAGGCCGCGCTGCTCGTTCCCAGCGGCACCATGGCCAACCTGGTCAGCCTGCTCGCGCACTGCCCGCGAGGCAGCAAGGTGCTGGTGGGCGACGAGACTGACATCTACATCTATGAGGCGGCCGGCGCCTCCGTGTGTGGCGGGCTGATGTACGAGCCCATCCCCACGCAGCCGGATGGGCGGTTGGAGTTGAAGGACCTCGCCGCGGCGTTCCCGTCGGACCCCTCGGATCCGCAGTTCGCGCTGCCGGCGTTGCTGTGCCTGGAGAACCCGCACAACCGCTGTGGAGGCAAGGTGCTGCCGGTGAGCTACCTGGCCGAGGTGCGGCACTTCGCGCGCGAGCGGGGCATCCCCGTGCACATGGATGGGGCGCGGCTGTTCAACGCGGCCGTGGCGCTGAAGAAGCCCGCGGCGGAACTCGCCCAGTACGCCGACTCCATCCAGTTCTGCCTGTCCAAGGGTCTGTCGGCGCCCGTTGGCTCCATGGTGGTTGGAAGCCAGGAGTTCATCCGCAAGGCCTACCGGCTCCGGAAGATGCTCGGCGGCGGCATGCGGCAGGCGGGCATCATCGCCGCGGCCGGGCTGGTGTCGCTCGAGCGCATGGTGGACCGGCTCGAGGAGGACCACCGCAACGCCCAACGGCTGGCGGAGGGGCTGCGCAAGCTTCCCGGGCTGGAGGTGGTGGATCGGCACATCGAGACGAACATCGTGTTCTTCCGGGTCGTGGATCCCCGCTTCACGATGGAGCGCTTCATGGAGGCGCTGGGCCGCCGCGGCGTCCGGGTGGCGGAGCTCGGGCACGGGCGCATCCGCGCCGTCACCCACTCGGGGGTGAGCACGCAGCAGGTGGATGAAGCGCTGAGCATCGTGCGCTCGGTGCTGGAGCACGGGGAGTAG
- a CDS encoding aspartyl/asparaginyl beta-hydroxylase domain-containing protein, protein MESETQQGEALKQVAQAVEYGMDQLRRHHKASDLERLEVFAQYLLGEKQPVADDPRQMNGKVGRLWFPGLTAKPWHDPSQLSLGKTLEQAYPMIREELELAMRSGSGFEEFRDRDDFEKLGWKEFYFYRVGSGTQLQVSFKENQARCPKTFGLIRQLPVAGEAMFASLAPQGYIRPHCSDFNGKLTCHLGLVVPPDCAMRVSDETRTWQEGKCLLFDDTYEHEVWNKSNRVRVILLLDIWHPELTEIEVGALSQFRDMLLGASA, encoded by the coding sequence ATGGAATCCGAGACGCAGCAGGGCGAGGCACTCAAGCAGGTCGCCCAGGCCGTCGAGTACGGCATGGATCAATTGCGCCGGCACCACAAGGCATCGGACCTGGAGCGCCTGGAGGTGTTCGCCCAGTACCTGCTGGGGGAGAAGCAGCCGGTCGCCGATGATCCCCGGCAGATGAACGGCAAGGTCGGCCGCCTCTGGTTCCCCGGCCTGACCGCGAAGCCCTGGCACGACCCCTCCCAGCTGTCCCTGGGCAAGACGCTCGAGCAGGCCTACCCGATGATCCGCGAGGAGCTGGAGCTCGCGATGCGCAGCGGCAGCGGGTTCGAGGAGTTCCGCGACCGCGACGACTTCGAGAAGCTGGGGTGGAAGGAGTTCTACTTCTACCGGGTCGGCAGTGGCACGCAGCTGCAGGTCTCCTTCAAGGAGAACCAGGCCCGGTGCCCCAAGACCTTCGGGCTGATCCGGCAGCTGCCGGTGGCGGGCGAGGCGATGTTCGCCAGCCTGGCGCCGCAGGGCTACATCCGTCCGCACTGCAGTGACTTCAACGGCAAGCTGACCTGCCACCTGGGGTTGGTGGTGCCGCCGGACTGTGCCATGCGGGTGTCGGACGAGACCCGTACCTGGCAGGAGGGCAAGTGCCTGCTGTTCGATGACACCTACGAGCACGAGGTCTGGAACAAGAGCAACCGCGTTCGCGTCATCCTGCTGCTGGATATCTGGCACCCGGAGCTGACCGAGATCGAGGTGGGCGCGCTGAGCCAGTTCCGCGACATGCTGCTGGGAGCCTCGGCCTGA
- a CDS encoding MFS transporter, whose translation MFLVALTGQVISATGARLTNFVLSLHVYQRTGSVTQFALTSLATVLPTVLLSPFAGVFVDRGDRKRALLLSEAGSGVCTLLLLAVLHLGELELWHINCAVAAISVFNVFQMPAFASATTLLVPREQLGRASGLYQMGEALGELLSPVLAGLLVVSLELSGILWIDVGTYSVALLLLLFVRIPRTAPGPQEQETRRSLLGEASYGLRYIRQRPGLLGLLVMLWVGNFSLGIVWTLLTPMLLSFTTEAVLGTVLSFSGLGMVAGSVLMSVWGGPARLVHGVLGFLLLQGVVLFSGGLQPSVPLVATAAFVFSFCIPLSSGCNMALWQRKVEPSVQGRVFAVRRMVVAASSPVAYVIAGPLADHVFEPLLAPGGPLAMSLGRVIGTGTGRGIGLMFMVLGLGTVLATVIGSLHPRLRHAETELADAVPEDLYSQLSSSEHPPRAEPQSPA comes from the coding sequence ATGTTCCTGGTCGCCTTGACGGGCCAGGTCATCTCCGCGACCGGTGCACGGTTGACGAACTTCGTGCTGAGCCTCCACGTGTACCAACGGACCGGCTCGGTCACGCAGTTCGCGCTCACGTCCCTGGCCACGGTCCTCCCGACGGTGCTGCTCTCGCCCTTCGCGGGGGTGTTCGTCGACCGGGGGGACCGCAAGCGGGCGCTGCTGCTGAGCGAGGCCGGCTCGGGGGTGTGCACGCTGCTCTTGCTCGCCGTGCTGCACCTGGGCGAGCTGGAGCTGTGGCACATCAACTGTGCCGTCGCGGCGATCTCGGTCTTCAACGTCTTCCAGATGCCGGCGTTCGCCTCGGCCACGACGCTCCTGGTTCCCCGGGAGCAGCTGGGCCGCGCCAGCGGGCTGTACCAGATGGGCGAGGCGCTCGGGGAGCTGCTCTCCCCGGTGCTCGCCGGCCTGCTGGTGGTGTCCCTCGAGCTGTCGGGGATCCTCTGGATCGACGTGGGGACCTACTCCGTCGCGCTGCTCCTGCTCCTCTTCGTGCGCATCCCCCGGACCGCCCCCGGGCCGCAGGAGCAGGAGACCCGGCGCTCCTTGCTGGGCGAGGCCTCCTACGGCCTGCGCTACATCCGCCAGCGGCCGGGGCTGTTGGGCCTGCTGGTCATGCTGTGGGTGGGCAACTTCTCCCTCGGGATTGTCTGGACGCTGCTGACCCCCATGCTCCTGAGCTTCACCACCGAAGCGGTGCTCGGCACGGTGCTGTCCTTCAGCGGGCTCGGGATGGTGGCGGGCAGCGTGCTGATGAGCGTATGGGGCGGGCCCGCCCGGCTCGTCCATGGGGTGTTGGGCTTCCTCCTCCTGCAGGGCGTGGTCCTGTTCTCCGGGGGCCTCCAGCCCTCTGTCCCGCTCGTCGCGACGGCGGCCTTCGTGTTCTCCTTCTGCATCCCCCTGAGCAGCGGCTGCAACATGGCGCTCTGGCAGAGGAAGGTGGAGCCCTCGGTGCAGGGGCGGGTCTTCGCGGTGCGGCGGATGGTGGTGGCCGCCTCCTCGCCGGTGGCCTACGTCATCGCGGGCCCGTTGGCCGACCACGTGTTCGAGCCCCTGCTCGCCCCCGGCGGCCCGCTGGCGATGAGCCTGGGCCGGGTGATTGGAACGGGCACCGGACGCGGCATCGGTCTGATGTTCATGGTGCTGGGCCTGGGGACGGTGCTGGCCACGGTCATCGGCTCTCTGCACCCCCGGCTCCGCCACGCCGAGACCGAGCTGGCGGACGCCGTCCCGGAGGACCTCTACAGCCAGCTCTCTTCCTCCGAGCACCCTCCCCGAGCCGAACCGCAGTCCCCGGCCTGA